The following is a genomic window from Sciurus carolinensis chromosome 3, mSciCar1.2, whole genome shotgun sequence.
tatttttatatttgtcattccaaaaattttgtaattattatttcaCTTGATGTTTTACTGGATCTACTGGGTTATGTCTGGTAGTTTTTAGGAAAtcattttacattaatttatttttttcattgtgcatgtgtgttgatATTTCTAATTATAAGGACTAGTAATGTCTGTTTATATTACTTTAGAACCtactctcactttatgcaaaGCTGCTCATAAGGTATTGAGAGGGCATCCTTGACTTCATGGATTTTAGAATTTAAGACAGACTATATAATATTCAAGGGTTAAcagtaaaagcaataaaatatgtGATATTGCTAGGAAGAATAGTAATTAATGGCAAAAACCTAATGTGACCTCACATGACTATTTTGAGTCATAGTGCTTTGTTTGCAATCAGGAATTGCTAGGTGACTTGTAGGATAGAAATCACTTCTCTAatattttggattagacagaggggagtgaagggagaggagggagcatgggggtaggaatgataatggaatgaattggacattattacctgtgtgcatatatgagaGTTACATGACccatgtaactctacatcatgtacagccagaggaaagaggagttatactccatttatgtatgatttgtcaaaatgcattctactgtcatgtataactaattagaacaaataaaaaaaaagaaatcatgtctCTAAAAAGCAGTTGCCATTAATGCTATCCTAAGAATTTTTgggtgacttgggagactgagacaggaggatcacaagttcaaagccagcctcagtgaaaaGTGAGGCgcaagcaagtcagtgagaccctgtctctaaataaaatacaaaaaaaaaaaaaaaaaatacagaataggcctggggatgtagctcagtggttgagtgctcctgagttcaatccccagtaccccctaaaaaccaaaaaccaaaacatccTCAGACTGTACCAATACTTCATATTTTGACCAAAAGAAAAGATCTTGGGAAGAagtgcaaaatacaaaatcaaataaCTGAAAAATGCTGAACAAACAGCAttattaatatacaaaatatttatattactgaACTCGAAACAGGTGATGTTCTTCATTCTTCATGTCTGTAAAACTTTGGAACCACAGAGCTGTTTTATTAAATCTAGTCTATGTCAGCTGAAGCTGAcaataccaaaaaatttttttggttagCTTCGTTCTTTGATTCTTCATCAAAATTTTCTATTATCTGGAACATTGGCATTCTTTTTATCATTGTCTTCTGGTTTTGGTGCTTTACTGTCCAACACCTGCTGTGGGAACTGTTCAGCTAACTTAACGGCTTGTTAAGCTGTCAGCACCAAGCTGACTTAATATTCCAGGAAGCATTTCTGTCATTGGTTTGACTTCTGCATGACCAGTAATTGCAAAGGTATTGGCAGACAGGGAAGCTTTGGACTTTTGGATAGTTGAAATCAATAACTGTCCAATCATCTATAATCATGTTCACCTCTTCAATATAAACTATATTATTCACagccagtttttttttaagagaactcTGAAGCTTTTTATCATCAGCTGTAGCTGTTCTGTGTTCCACCTTCTTTCTGTGAGCTGTGCTCTTGTCACCTGTGCAGATCTGAGCCTGAAGTTTGGCTGTTTTCTTGCTTCATACTTTTGGTATATCTGAATCAGGGAGGGTCCTCCAGCACCAGCTTGAGGCAAGAACAAGATCTATGGTGTCTTTTATAATTaatctgtttctctctcctctcagtTCAGGAAGGGAGAACTTGCAAGCTTTAATTGAGACtcagaaaaggtttttttttgaatgaatggatgacttCCTGTGAGAGAGAATGTGGTAGGAGGAGAAATGGCAGAGTGGTGTTGAGAGACAGACACTGACTTTTGTCTATTTCTTAATAGTTTGGAGGCCTTGGGTATCATTGGATGTTGTCTATTCTAAGTTGTGTATTTCTAGTAGTGGTTGATGAAATATGTCAACTTATTTTTTGTCTGATatcttcctccctcccatccttttgaggtcctggggattgaacccagggccttgctcttgctggcaggcactctaccactgtactGCATCCCCAGAGCTGTCTGATAGTCTTTTGATTAACTTGCTAACTGAATTTGTATATGCTAAAATTCATCCTTTTCGATATACTACTGTATGAATTTTGATAAAAGAATACAATTGTGTAAATATAACTACAGTCAAAATACAGACGATTTTGATCACTTCTGAGGTTTCCTCATGCCTTTTGAAGTCATTCTCCTTTATATCTAGGTAATAGAAAttgatttgcttttacttttttcagaatgtcatataaatgagTTGTGTAGTACCTAGCCTTTTGAGTCTAACTTCATTCGTGTAGCAGAACATACTTGTTGGATGTATCAgtagttaatttctttttattgttgagttgtactTCATTATATGGGTGCACCACATATTGTTTCTCTACTTGCCAGTTGAAGGATATTTGGGATTTACATTTTGGggtgattatgaataaagctgctgtaaGCATTTGTatatagttgtgtgtgtgtgtgtgtaaacacctAGGAGTGGGGTTGTTGGGTCATATAGTAGGTATATGTTTAAAAGAAACTAccagccaggtgtgatggtgcacatttgtaatctcagtgatttgagagactgaggcaggaggattgcaagttcgaggccagcctcagcaacttagcaaggccctatgcaacttagtgagatcttgtctcaaaataaagagggactggggaaTGTATCCTAGTGCTGGAGCACacatgggttcagtccccaacaaacaaccagttttccaaagtgacttttcactaatattttgttgagaatttttacaccTGTGTTCCTGAGGTGTGTTGGTTTATAGTGTTCTGTTCTTGTAATGTCTTTGGTTTAGGCATCAGGGTAAtcctggcttcataaaatgagttgaaAAGTATCCTTGTCCTCAACTGTTTTTTAGAAGTGATTTTTTGGCATTGTTATTatctctttcttaattttaaggTAGAATTTTCCTAGTGAAACCATCTTGGACTGGAATTTTCTTTGCTAGGAATTTTAAGATATCAAATCAGTTTAATAGATATAGGACTATTTAGACTCTATTTTTAGAGATTTGAGCTTTGGTACATTTTggtctttcaaggaattggttCATTTAGGTACATGAAGTTGTggtaatttcattatttttcttttaaaaaatatttttagttgtagatggacccagtaccgttatattatttatttatttttatgtgttgctgaggatcgaacccagggcctcatgcatgtgagaCAAGTGCTCCCCCACTCAGccccaactccagccccagccctcgttattcttttaattaaatcTGTGGAATTTGTAGTGATATCTCCATCCTTCCTTTCATACCTGTTGTtagaaatttgtaattttttttcttggtcagtcTTGCTATaggtttatcatttttatagaaCTTGTTGAAGAACCAGCTTTtggtttcattaatttctttaatattttgtcatttcatgAATTTCTGCTCCTATCTTTATtatattcttcctctcacttgacttgggtttagatttttttttaatcctagcTTTTCAGATGgaagtttaaattattaatttgaggtctttattttttattttttgtttttataaatttttaaaatttttttagagatacatgacagtagagtatattttgatatattatacatacatggaacataacttcccattcttgtggttgttgaTGTGAAGTTAACATGGTTGTGTATACTTATGAACCCAGGAGAAATATGTCTGAttccttctacttttctttcctatttccatctcctctcttttccctttattcccctttgtctaatcctgtGAATTTCTATTCTCCCCTCAACCCACCTTCTTGtgggttagcatctgcatatcagagagaacatttggcctttagttttggggttttttaaaaaaatgtgtttttaattgtcgatggacctttattttatttatttatttatttatatgcgatgctgacaatagaatccagtgcctcacacatgctgggcatgcactctaccactaagctgtatctccagccttggcctttgattttggggattgacttatttcatttagcatgatagtctcctgttccatccatatactgggaaatgccataatttcattcttctttatgactgagatATTGTTAAGGAATTCAGTTCCTGAACCAGCGTAGTGGAGATTttggtctactttttcttctagtaggcacagggtctctggagACCTTCTTTTCTAATAAGAACATGTAACGCTATACATTATTTGCTAAGCAGTTGTTTAGATGCGCCCCAAAacttgatatgttgtattttcattttactttacttaaaaatattgtgtttccGTGAGGCTGGTGCTTTGACCCACAGATTATTTAGAAGGGTCTTTTGTTCAATTTCCAAATATGTGGTGATTTTTGAAGTAGCTCCTGTTTGTTAATTGGATTCCATTTCAGAGAACATATTTATGATCTCTTTTCTTATGAATCTGTTAAGGTTTGTTTTATGTACCAGGATGTGATACACTTCTACAGATGTTTCCTGTGCACTTGGGTGTTCTGCTTTTTTTGAATGGAGCATTCTAAGCCAAATTGATAGTGGTATTCAGGTCTTACGtatctttgctgattttctttctatttgttttaccAGTTACTGAGAGAGAAGTAAttaattcttgaaataaattagttgatttttctgtttcttctttcagttgttaggttttgcttcttgtattttgaagtttttaaaaaaatgtattaacatTTAGTATTGTTATATCTTTTTTGGTGAATTAAACCTTTTACTGTGTCATTCTATCACTGGTAAATTTCCTTGTTCTAAGTCTACTttgataataatatttatagttttatccTGTATATATTGTATTTAAAGGGCTGTCTTGTATACAGCATATAGCTAGCTGgatcttttgcagtgctggggattgaacccagggccttgtacttgtgaggcaagcactttaccaactgaactatatctctacccccccccccccttttttaatcTAATCCTGTCTCTTTTAATTAGCTATGGTTAGACTATTTACATTTAGTGAATTATTGGTATGTTTGGACACAGGtttgctattttttgtttgttctagtCTCTCCACTTTTCTACCTTTTTTGAATCATTTGACtattttttagtaatttattttaatatacttaatttttttttttttttttttttttttttttttttttttggtaccaggggttgaaccaagggtcttaaccatgagccacatccccagccctttttattttttatttggagacaggatctcactaaattgctgagactggctttgaatttgaaatcctcctaccATAGCCTCCCagttcactgggattacaggtatatgttCTGATTATTTTGACTGTATCttacaaaagatttttttgttggtggttgTTATGGGTATTACAATAtacatttctaattttcaatATTCTCTTTAAACTGAGGTTAAATGTGGAAATCTTAGAATCATATGTTTCTTTAGCCTCTTTCATGTATGTTATAGTGGTCATGTATATTACATCTTAATAGGTTGAAAACCATATTAGCattacagtttttttgtttgggtactgaggattaaacccaggggcacttaatcatatccccagtttttgtttttgttttttttttttaattgtaacaaatgggatatatgttgtttctgtttgtacatgaagtaaaggcataccatttgtgtaatcatacatttacatagggtaatggtgtttgattcattctgttattttttcctttccccccacccctcccgcccctcttttccctctatacagtccctccttcctcctttcttgcccccctcccacccctaatttttttttttttttttttttgaagagacaaagtcttgctaagttggtcaggcccttcctaagttgctgagacttggtttgaacttgtgctcttcctgcctcagcctcctgagccacgcattacaatttttatttcaacagtcattttaatgtatttaagaggagaaaaataatcttttatgtattcatatatttattatttaattaactcTTTTTATTCCTATAGTTCTAGTTTCCCTCTATCATTTTTACTGTGAAGACCCACATTTAACATTTGTTCGAGGATAGTCTGCTGCTGCTGAATTGTTTTCTTTGACCCAGGAATGTCTTCCTGATAGAATATTTTTAGTGGATATAGGGATCTCCACTTAATCTCACAGTCTTCAAAAATGTGATTTGTTGTCTTCTGGCATCTGTGATTTTTGATGAGAAATATATAGTCATTAGAATCATTTTTATAGGTTTTTTCTCTGGCTActtgaagaatatttttcttttatcattgatGTTCAGCAACATGATTATTTATGGgcataaatttaaattctttgggttCACTGAGCATCTCAAATCTGTAAGTTTGTTTTTCATGAACTTTGGCAAGTTTTCAgtcattcttttattaatttttatcccCTGTTCTATTTTTTACTCTTGTCCTTATGTGACTCCAGTGATATGAACCTTTTGATATTCTCCCACAGCTCCCTGaggcttttttcattttttttctattctttttccacTCTTGTTCAGATTGGGTAATTTCTGTTGATCTATTTTTAAGTTTACTAGGTCTGTCTTCTGTCGTGTTCATTTTGTTGTTAAGCCCCtgcagtgatttttattttattttttccctcacttCTCCCGTTCCCCCTTTGCctggggctgaggatcaaactcagggcctttggtgtactaagcaagtgctcttccatTGAGTTAAATGACTAACcttcagtgatttttattttaattactatgcttttcagttcaattttatgtttgactcttttttttttaataatttctatgtgaaaagttttatctttttattaatttcatatgTGTTTGCTCTTGCTCCAGGGAACAGGCTATAATAGCTGCTTTAAGGTTTTTGATAATTCCAAAATCTTGAGTCATCTTAGGGTTGGCGTCTCTTGCATTTTTGGGTATTTTGACTCTTACATTCCTCTAAAGAGCTCTATTAGAGAGATAtggaaaatgttgatttttttttttttttcttttacctgtcAATCTGGTAGAGTTCAAAGTATAGCATCTTGCTATCTTTTGTGGGCTGTGGTTCTAATGTCAGTTTAGTTTTCAAAGTGGGGACTCCTTTTCCAGCTCCTCCTTCTCCATAATTTATCTTCAGGTTCTATTTCCCTGGAGTCCTTATCCTCATTCTCTTACTGAAAAGGCAGAATTTTTAACCTTTATGCATTATCACTCATTTCCTACAACTGGGTCTGTCTCCAGGGTAGGATGGTGACAGcaaggagaggaagaaataacCTGATACCTTCCTGCAGTCTTCTAGTcacagggactttttttttttactggttgCTCTGTTCAGAAAGAAGTTTTGGGTACCACTGTGGTTATTGCTATAGGAATGTAGTTTTGTGACTGGTACTTGTCTTGGGCCAGGGCAAGAAGTACAGAAGAGAACTGTACTTCATCCTGCAGAGGGGTCACTTTTCCAGTCTCGTAGACAGAAAGTAAGTTCCTCCCCTCCTGTGCAGTTCTAAGATGCTGGCTGCCCTTGAATCTAGTCTAGCACATATACAAAGGGGAAAACTTAAAGAATCACTTCCATATCAGTTCTTCAAGTTTTTATATTGTTCCCCAGTTTacttgctattatttatttatttatttattttgactctcCAGCaaacttctgtatattctgtGCAGTTTTTAGTGGTAATCAGTTCTAGAGatgtttttatttggttcataTGAGCCAGAACTACAGGCATTTCTTCCTCTCCAAGTTTTAGTTTTAGAGACTTATTCGAAAGTCTGCctataatatgaaaaatggtgaaactGCAGTTGGCATTTGTGGAATACCTTCTGGATGACAACTGCAATACTAAGTACTTTGCATTAACTTAATTCTTGACCTGCTCTTGTGTATGGGTGTTACCACCATTTTAATGTTGAGGTTAATTTATTAGTGTTCACATGTCTGTTAAATGCTGGAACTAGTGTACAAACCTGGGCCTTTCAGACTCTCAGAgccttttattcatttactatGCACAGAATTATATTTTTAGCTTCAGAGTAATGAAGAATTAGAAGCAGTCTTTTTATGTTTATAGTTCTATAACTTACTCTTTCCACTTAAAATGGTGGAGACAATTTCCATGTCAATAGGTGTACTTCAACATTTTTATTGCTAGATGGTATTGTTAGGTGTTCTTTGCTATTACAGATAGGGTACagtgaaaattaaaagtgaacTAGTTTACCTCATTTTCTGACTGGTACTAGAAATATTGAGTTCcattgtggtttgaatatgatcaaaaattaaaattaaactaaacTTTTGGGTCCTGAGTGTGCacttgtgttagctttctgttgctataacaaaatacctaagataattaacttggtaaagagaaaaaaaattgtctcaTAGTTTTGAAGATTGCAGTCTGTcattggccctgttgcttttggatCTGTGGTGAGACCACATCACTGCAGGATCACGGCAGAGGAAAACTCACTTAATGGCTAGAAAGCAAGAGAATTAGGAGGTGGTTGGAATCCCAGAATATCCTTCAAGGGTACACCCCAGTAATCTAAagacctgggggctggggagatagctcagttggtagagtagcttgccttgaggccctgggttcaatccccagcaccccccccaaaaaaaaaaaaaatctaaagacctCCTACTAATAATCCCCACCTCTCAAAGGTATCACCACCTCCCAAGAGTGTCACCCTGGTGgcaagcctttaatacatgggcctttaGGCACATTCAGTATCCAAACTATACAGCAGCACTTATGCTAAGGATGCTCTGCTATGTCACTTAAATGTGCgtaattccttttttttggtactgaggattgaacccaggggctctcaactatggaaccacatccccagccctttttaatattttatttagagggaggatcttgccaagtttcaaaggcctcactaagttgctgagactgactttgaacttgagatccttctgccttccctgagccactgggattacaggtgtgtgccaccacatccagctgtgggtaattctttttttggtgttttgttttgttttgtttgaggaaAGGGATAATTCTTCATAGTCTGTTTTATTCCGGGAAATAGTATTATTATTGGGCTATATTTTAGTAGAATTTTACTGGTTTTTATTGAAAAAGTCTTTTTCGTTAATAGGTAACATTGTTCCATTTGTGGTTTCTTCTAATACTCCGTAAgcaattatgtatattatatattcagtACTTTGTTGGATTATTAAATTCATTATGACATGGACATGGGATATTGAGTACCGATCCCCGCCTCCCTTTTCAGAACTGGGTACCAAGGGTTGCttttaccactgggccacatctgtagtccttttaaaaatttttttaaattttgagacagagtctcactaaattgtccagactgaccttgaacttacttttgttcctgtcttagcctcccgaaatagctgggattacaggtatgtgccatcatgcctgatACTTTAATGTTTTTGTACACCAGAATTTTGTTGAGTTCACATATAACTTCTTTAATCCCTGTTAGATACTTTGAAAACATGCACGGATTCAAGGGTGTAAATATGGGTACAGCACTTCACGATTTCATcatttccaaaaaacaaaagcatgtTGAACCACAGGCCCTATCAGTGAAAtccagaaaactttttttttttcaaccgcTTTTTCCCCCATGTAtattgtttttttgtcttttttcattttttctgtaaaatgtccCAGTTCTTCCATAACTTATAAACATGATTTATACCGAGGGGTAGAAGGGAAGGTGGGCCGGGCGGGCTGACAGAACGAGGAGCTCCTTTTGCTGCCCCCAGGGCGGCTCGGCGGGGCCCTCTGTGAAGGATGGGGACAACATGACACTCCTCCCTGAGGTTGTCTGGCCGCCTCTGCCCTGGTGCTCAGAATCGAGCGCCCCTTGATTCCGGAATCCCCTCTGGGACCCCAGGCCCACTGGGCTCACAGGCCCTGGCGCTCAGAGTCCTGAAGCGCCCCCTCGGATCCAGGACCCCCTCCTCAGCTGTTGGGGTGGTGGGTCCCCTCCTTTCCGCTCCCCCCCctcccaggagggagggagaggaaggggaggggctcAGGTCTCCCTCCGTggtggggaggtggaggaggaggaggaagggctggAAGGCTGGAAGGCGGCCGGAGTGAGTTCAGCCAATGGTTAGCCCGAAGCCGCACTGGAACTTGTTCTTGCGCTTGTGGTGGTTCAGGAAGGCCCCGAGTGCCAGCGTCAGGGGCAGGGAGCTTCTTCTCCAGCGTGGCGCCCACGATCCAGTTGCTGTCCACAGAGCCTTTGAAGAGGAGGTTGGCCTTGGGCAGGTCCAGCTGGTACCCGAAGGAGACACTGGTGTCCTGCATCCTCGTGCCGGCCTCGAACTCCACGCCCACCTGCAGCTGGTCACTGGCTTTGTGGTAGTAGGTCGCGTGCATGCCTGCTTGGCCCAACGTCACTGTGGCCAACCCGTTGTTCAGTGTGTATTTCCCAGCCAGCGACATGACGGTGCCTTCCTCACCAGGCCGCCGGTGGTAGACCAGCTCGCCACCCAGGGCCAGACACGGCGTGATGCTCTGGAGGTAGTGGGCCATGAGGATTCCTGAACCCACCAGGACGTCTGGGTTCCCCAAGGTGACGGCCGCCGTGAAGTCAGAACCCCGGTACTCCCGGTCCACCTGCCAGTTCACAAACTTGGCCTGCTGGGTCTGGATAGCCATCTTGGACCTGAGGCCAGGGCCCAGCTGGTGAATGACCTGAGCATTGAGGCTGCCACTGTTGTCCATGTCGCCTACCAGCACAGGGGACGCCTCTGTGGGACTCAACTGCTTTGTTCCCACATATGTGACCCCGAAGTGGTAGTTGGATCCCCCGATCGTGCTGAGGGCTACTGTGTGGTTCACCTGGAAATGGTTACTCAACCCTTTGTTGACTGTAAGCTTGACACCCTCCATCTGAATGGGAAACAGCTCCTTGTACTTCTGGTGGCACTCCTCAAACGTGCCGGGGTTGGGCAGGCAGCCGCAGGCCCCGTCGTCGTCAGCCACCCCTGCGGCACTGACGGTGGCAGCCCCCGGGGTCCGGGGTCCGTTCCGAACCTCGACCTGCGCTGGCCCCTGCACCCAGGCCACCTCCCAGCGGCGGCAGCGTGAAGCCCGGCGGCGAGGGCGGAGGTGGCGGCAGACCCACGAGGGCCGGCGCAGGTGGAGGCGGCGGCCCTGCGGGCGGCGAGCTAGCGGCCAACACGTTCCCCATGGTCGCTGGCGGTGGTGCCTGCTCCCGGTCTGGGCTCCGCTCCCACCCCGTGCGCCACGCGCAACCGAacccgctgccgccgccgccaccaTCGCTCCGCCCCGCTTAGCTCATTccagaaaactatttttatatgcaaataatataatacatttcCATTTGTGTATGTTTCCTATTCATTTTCACAAATAATGACTAATTATTCCATGATCTTTCTGTAAAGGTGGATGTCATTAACTCTGATAATTTAAGtacatttaattaataatttttttgaaggTGTATGTTTTGACTCAAAGAACATTTTGGTCCCCAAGTTTTGACTGTTCTTTTCACTGCCCTTGGCATGGGCAGTGGTACATGttagacaaaacaataaaaatgtttgaaagaattgACTTGGCACCTTTGTAGAGCTGTCTAGAAGGTCTGTGAACTATTCAGTGATTTGTATAACTAATGGTGTTTTGTGAATAATCAACCCCAGAATTGGCATCAGGTCTAGGGTGAGGCAAGTGAGGCACTCACCCTGGATACAAACTATGGGGACACCAGAGAACTCAGCAATTGAGTTAAGTAGTATTTCACTGAAATATTCTTAAGtacaaaatttttcagaaaacttggTAATAAGTTACCAAGTTTTTAAGTTAAGATCTAATAGGGTCAAGATTAAGTAAATTAAGACATGCAAGTGTAGGATTGCATcctatctttaaatttttgatagtTTATTCATTATGGATAATTTATA
Proteins encoded in this region:
- the LOC124980274 gene encoding LOW QUALITY PROTEIN: mitochondrial import receptor subunit TOM40 homolog (The sequence of the model RefSeq protein was modified relative to this genomic sequence to represent the inferred CDS: inserted 2 bases in 1 codon; deleted 1 base in 1 codon), whose protein sequence is MGNVLAASSPPAGPPPPPAPALVGLPPPPPSPPGFTLPPLGGGLGAGASAGRGSERTPDPGAATVSAAGVADDDGACGCLPNPGTFEECHQKYKELFPIQMEGVKLTVNKGLSNHFQVNHTVALSTIGGSNYHFGVTYVGTKQLSPTEASPVLVGDMDNSGSLNAQVIHQLGPGLRSKMAIQTQQAKFVNWQVDREYRGSDFTAAVTLGNPDVLVGSGILMAHYLQSITPCLALGGELVYHRRPGEEGTVMSLAGKYTLNNGLATVTLGQAGMHATYYHKASDQLQVGVEFEAGTRMQDTSVSFGYQLDLPKANLLFKGSVDSNWIVGATLEKKLPXPLTLALGAFLNHHKRKNKFQCGFGLTIG